Genomic segment of Pseudothermotoga hypogea DSM 11164 = NBRC 106472:
TGTCATAGGTGTTTCAATAGTTTCTTTCTCCATCATGCACATGATTCCGGGTGATCCGGCGCGCATCATCGCTGGTGAAGGTGCGACGGTCGAGGACATCATGTCGATACGTATAAAGTACGGTCTGGACAGACCTCTAATCGAGCAATACCTCAGATTCATGAAGGGAATAATCACGAACGATCTGAGATCCATCAGAACAGAAAGGCCCATACTCACCGAGTTGCTTCCAAGATTCGCAAACACGGCTCAGCTCGCACTCGTGAGCATAATCATCTCCTCCGTGATTGGTGTGACGCTCGGCATCGTGTCGGCGGTGAAACGGAACAGCTGGATCGACACGTTCTCCATGGTCTTCTCACTCGTGGGTGTTTCGATGCCAATCTTCTGGCTCGGAATTCTTCTGATCATTCTCTTCGCGGTCACACTCAGATGGCTTCCATCTGGCGGAAAGGGTGGTATAGAGCATTTGATACTGCCGGCGTTGACGCTCGGGCTCGCCACCTCGGCGATCATAGCGAGGATGACGCGCGCGAGCGTGCTCGAGGTGTTGAACCAAGATTACGTGAGAACCGTCGTGGCGTTCGGTCTTCCTAAGAGAAAAGTGATTTACAAATACGTTCTGAGGAATGCGTTGATCCCCGTTGTGACCGTGATAGGGCTTCAGTTCGGATACCTTCTGGGTGGTGCGGTGCTCACTGAGAGCGTCTTCGGATGGCCCGGTCTTGGAAGGTTCGTGGTCGACTCGATCTTCAGCAGAGACTACATCGCGGTACAAGTTGGAATAATGATGATCGCAACAACCTTCGTGCTCGTGAACCTACTCGTGGACCTTGTGTATGCACTCATAGACCCAAGGTTGAGGCGAGGTTGATGCGCATGAAGAAGAGAACTTCTTCCTTGATCATACTGAAACGCATGGCGAGGAACAAAGGTGCGATCTTCGGTTTGATCGTCGTTCTTCTCATCGTTTTCGTGGCCATCTTTGCCCCTGTCATCGCCCCAAAGGATCCTTACAAACAAGATCTTTTGGCAAGTTTGGAACCACCGTCTTGGAAACATCCCTTCGGCACGGACGTGTTTGGAAGGGACGTGTTGAGCAGAGTGATCTACGGAGCAAGGACTTCCCTCTCCATTTCGTCGCTCGCTGTACTGATAGCCTTCATCCTTGGAGCAACGGTTGGTACGATCGCTGGTTACTTCGGTGGCGTGTTGGACGAAGTGTTGATGAGAATCCTCGACGTGCTCATGGCGTTTCCTGACATACTTTTGGCCATCGCGATAGTCGCCGCACTGGGTCCTGGAAAGATCAATCTGGTGGTGGCGATCGCGATATATTCCTTCCCACAGTTTGCAAGGGTCATGCGCGCTTCCGCGTTGACGATCAAAAGTTCCGAGTACGTAGAAGCGGCAAAAGCGATCGGTGAATCTAACCTCTCCATAATGGTGCGATACGTTCTGCCCAACGCACTGGCACCGCTGCTCGTTCAGGCAACGTTGAGAATGGCGACCGCTGTGCTCACCATCTCAGGCTTGAGCTTTTTGGGGCTCGGAGTGAAACCACCCGAGGCCGAATGGGGAACCGACCTTGCCATGGCGAGGGTGTATCTTGAAATAGCGCCACATCTGGGCATATTCCCAGGCCTGGCGTTGTTCATAACGGTGCTCGGTTTTAACCTCTTCGGCGACGGCTTGAACGACGCGCTGAACCCTCGCCTGAAGGACAGGTGATGAGCATGAAGGAGCTTTTGAGAATAGAGAACTTGAGACTCTACTTCGACACCGAAGAAGGAACTGTCAAGGCTCTGGAAGATGTGAATTTGAGCGTGAAAGAGGGAGAGATCGTCGGTGTCGTGGGCGAAACGGGCAGTGGTAAGTCCATAACGGCGATGAGCATCCTCAAACTCATACCCTCTCCACCTGCGAGGATGCTCTCTGGCAAGATCTGGTTCGATGGTCAGGAAATAAGCTCCTTCGACGAGGAAAAAATGAGAGAAATTCGCGGTAAAAAGATCGCGATGATATTCCAAGAGCCCATGACCTCGCTGAATCCCACCTTCACCGTTGGAGAGCAACTCTGCGACGTGCTCATGACTCACGAGAAGATCGAGAAAAAACAGGCGATCGAGAAAATAATCGAAGTCTTCAAACTGGTGAGGATGCAGGATCCTGTGGCACTTCTGGACAAGTATCCTCATCAACTTTCTGGAGGCATGCGCCAGCGCGTGATGATCGCCATGGCGCTTCTATGCAATCCAAAGCTTTTGATCGCGGACGAAGCGACCACGGCGTTGGATGTCACCATACAAGCACAGATCCTCGGGTTGATCAAGCGAATGAACGAACAACTCAAACTCAGCGTTCTGCTCATCACCCACAACTTTGGCATAGTCGCTCAAATCTGCGACAAGGTCGCGGTCATGTACGCAGGTTATGTAGTGGAGATCGCCGACATAAAGGAGGTCTTCGCCCGTCCTCGTCATCCATACACGCGAGGTCTTCTGAGCGCAATACCTCCAATAGACAGAAAAGTTGAAAGGCTCAGAATTATAGAAGGCAGTGTGCCAAACCTCATCGAGCCACCCAGTGGTTGTCGTTTCCATCCCAGGTGTGAGAGGTTCGTGCCGGGCGTGTGCGACGTCGAAGCGCCAAAGCTTGCGGGCGATGAACACATGGTTGCGTGTTTCAACCCGTACAACGGTGGTGGTAGCAGATGAAGTTGCTGAAGGTTGAAAGACTAATCAAGGACTTTTCGATCAAACTGGGATTCTTCGGTGGCAAGCATGTAATAAGGCCCATCAACGACGTTTCTTTCGAGATAGACGAAGGTGAGACACTGGGTGTTGTGGGAGAGTCCGGTTGTGGAAAGACCACGTTGGGCCGGACGGTCATAAGACTCTACGAACCCAGCGGTGGAAAGATCTATTTCGACGGCGTGGAGATCACGAACCTCAAGGAAAGACAGTTCAGGAATTTCAGAAGAAACATGCAGATCGTTTTTCAAGATCCTTTTTCATCTCTCAATCCAAGAATGACAGTCTACGACACCCTCGCAAGACCGTTGCGCATACACAAGGTTGTGTCTAAGTCCGAAGAGAAGGATCTCATCGTTTCAACGCTCGAGAGCGTGGGACTCAAATCAGAGCACCTCGGCAGATTCCCACACGAATTCTCCGGCGGACAGAGACAGAGGATTGCGATCGCAAGAGCTATAATAACCAAACCGAAGTTCATCGTCCTCGATGAACCAACCAGTGCACTCGACGTTTCCGTTCAAGCGCAGATAGCGAACCTGTTGAAGGAGCTCAAGCAAAAACTGAAGCTGACGTATCTTTTCATCTCCCACGATCTTTCCGTCATCCAGTTTTTGAGTGACAAGATCGCGGTGATGTACCTCGGACAGATCGTGGAGATGGGAACAGCAGAGACTGTGATCAGAGAAACGCTCCATCCTTACACGAAACTCTTGTTCAGTTCGATTCCCGTCCCGGATCCAGAAAAAAGAATGAAGTTTTCCATCGATGTCAGCGAGGTACCGTCGCTGGCGAACATCACCAAGGGTTGTCCGTTCTTCGATAGGTGTCCTTCAAGGATGAAAGAATGTAAGGAGTTCAGACCGAAGTTGGTGAACGTGAAAGAAGACCATGCCGTCGCATGCTTCTTGTACCACAACGAGATACACCAATGAGCGGCTCGCGCCGCTCTTTCTCACAAAAAATGGTGCCACGGACCCACCTTCGACAAGCCCAAACCGAGGCATAACTGAGCTTCCAGCTCCAGCCAGGCTCCCCTGCGGCACACGGTGCTACCGCTTATGGCTGCTTCCTTCCGGACCTGACCAGGTTCACGGCGCACCGTTGCACAGGACCCAGCCTTCATCGCCTTCCGCCCAGTCTGTGTCTCGACATGGACCGCCTCCGGTGGGAGTTCGGCCCCGCGTGTGGCGGATTTCGGGTACAGGGGACCGCCAGCCCCCCGCCTACCGTGACACCAAACATATTATACACGAGCACTCGAACTTCTCGAACGTTTGGTCGATGAAATTGTGTGGTACAATGAGATCAACAAAACTTGGGGGGTGAGACTATGAAGCAAGCTGGTTTGTTGGCAGGTGTGGGGCTGTTGTGCTCTTACCTTCTCTCCATGATACCTGGCGCAGGATGGGTCTTCTCGCTCGTCGGACTGGTGTTGTTCCTGGTTGGTGTTCACAAGATCTCACAGTTGACTAACCAGAGGGAGATCTTTAATCTTTTCTTGCTTCCCGTGATCCTCGGCTTCGTCGGGATCACCATAGCCTCCATCATGGTGATCGGTGCAGTGATGCGTACGATGATGACAGGTGGCTTCGGCATCGCTTCGCTCGGAGTTACGACGATTCTGGTGATGGTTGTTTCTGTGGTTCTCTTGATCATCAGCTTGATCTCGTACGTGAAAGCGTACAGATTGCTCGCACAGGTGACGAACATGAACATCTTCAACACCGTGGCGAGCCTGTACAAGTGGGGTGCGATCCTGCTAATCGTGTTCGGTGTCGGTGCGATACTCATGTTCGCAGGCGTGATCGTCGCCATGGTCGGTTTCTTCTCGATGGAGGAAAGATCTGCATCTCAGTGGCGAGTTCACAGGACCGTTTCGTGTTTGCAACAGCACGGTCCGTATGCATATTAATGGGAGCGCTCTCAGAAAGATTGATGTGGCGAGATCCATAGTCTCGATGTGGTCCTCATTTTAATTCATCGTGAGGCGTGTGCTCCTGAGTATTCTGTGGATTTTAGAAAGTTGAGCCACAACGATGCCACGACAAGTTCACACGTCAAATCCACAGACGATGAAAACGTTCTCTAAACAGATTCGGATCTTGAACAGTGAGAGCTTCTTCACGAAAAACGATCGAGAAAGGCCTCCTTACGGAGGCTTTTTTCATTCCAAAACGATTCAGAGCCTGAGCGCCCTTATGTAACCCATCGAAGTTGCGTACTGAATCGATCTGGTCCAACCGCTGCAATCACCTATCACGTGCAAATGTTCCACCACATCGTTACAGAACTTGTTGGAGTAGAATTTCACCTCAACCGCGTACAGCAAATTGTCGAAGTACGCGACACCTCTTATCACTCGATCGAGGTTGTCTATGAAGTCCACGAGCGATTCTCGTATCTTCGATGGAAATACAAGATTCGCATCTCCCAGTATGAAACTGTCTTCGTGTAGCGTCGGCTGAACCCTTCCGAGTCGTTTTGTTCTTCTGTATTCCTTGAAATCTCCGTAAGTTTGCAGGATAACTTTTTCTCTGTCGCCTGCGAGAATGTTCGCAAGCTTGGCCAGGTTCTTACCGTAGCCTGTTGGATCCTTGAAGGGTTCTGTGAACCTCGTGGTGACGAGAACGGCGAAGTTCGTGTTCTGTGTCTTGTGATGGGTGTCGGAATAACCGTTCACCGTGGTGAAATCTTCGTACTTTTCGAGCGTCACTTTACCTGCGGGGTTCTGACAGAACAACCTGCACATGTAACCGGTCCTGGTTTTGTATCTGACCTTCACCTCGTACATGTCGAAGAACTCTTCCATCACGTGGTTCGGAAGCTCGTACCTGACACCTATGTCAACGTAATAATTCTCCCTGACGAGCTGCGGATACTTTTCCTTGATGCGGTCCATCAATCTGTGGCCACTCCTGCCGACGGCGACCACGAGTTCGTCGAACACGAACTCGCCTTTGTTTGTGATGACTTTATGTTTTGAACCCAGTTCGACATCTTCAACGATCGTGTCGAACACGAAGTGCACGTTCTTGAAGGACGAGAAGTGCTCGAACAAATTGTTGTTCGTGTCTTTGAGTACATCCGTTCCCAAGTGGAAGAAATAAGCCTTGATCGGTTCAAAACCGTGATCGTAGAACTTTCTGTATGTCTCATCGTCCGCGAAGGATTCGCCGAACTCTATCTTTTTTCCATCCTTCTCGAAAGATTTGAGATACTCTATAGGATCGATTCTCTCCTTCAGCGTGGGCCGATAACCTGAATGGCTCAAGTACAACTCGACGATCTTGTACTGCACCTCAAAAGGTATATCCAGTTCGCCACCCATGCCCCTGCTCACGAAGATCTTTCCGTCCATTCGCACACCGGAAATGGTGTTGTGGGCGTGGTCCTTCCCTCTTTCGAACACGACGATCTCGTAATCGTCGATCTTCTTAGATTCGATCAAACCCTGCAGAAAACCGATCGCAGCAGCTCCAAATCCCACGATGCCCATCTTTTTCATTTCCACGATCCCTCCACTTGCGCAACGATTTCCACATCCATTCAATATACTACATGGGCAGGTCTCACGTGTGTTGAGTTTAAGACATGCTTTCGCAAGAATTGTGCAACGATTCGACCTTAGACTTTAACTTGGGTCAAAAGCGAGGGGTGATGGCGCGTTGAAAGATTTCTACAGGCTCAGTGCAGAAGAGGTTTGCCGAGAACTTTCGGTCGATCCACAAAAGGGTCTGTCCACTGAAGAGGCGAAGAGAAGACTACAGCAGTACGGTCCAAACGAACTTGCGGAAAAGAAGAGACGCACGATCCTTCAGATGTTCCTCTCACAGTTCACGGACTTTCTTATCATCATCCTGCTCGCCGCGGCGGGTATCTCCATCCTCGTCGGTGAAGCCGTTGACGCGATACTCATCATGATCATCGTGGTACTGAACGCCACACTGAGCACGATACAGGAATCCAAGGCGGAAAAGTCTTTACAACTGCTCAAGAAAATGGCTGCGCCAACCGCACGCGTCTTGAGAGATGGAGTCATTCAAACTGTTCCATCGCACGAATTGGTCCCGGGAGACATAGTCATCTTGGAAGCTGGCAACTACGTTCCCGCCGACGGAAGATTGATCGAATCGGTGAACCTATCGGTCAGTGAAGCTGCGCTCACGGGAGAGTCTCAACCGGTGGAAAAATTGATCGACGCAATAGACAAACCAAACCTGCCCATTGGCGATAGAACGAACATGGTCTACTCTGGCACAGTCGTCAGCCGGGGACGCGGAAAAGCGATCGTGACAGCCACTGGAAACGAGACGGAGATCGGTAAGATAGCCAAGATGCTCACAGAAATGGAGGAAGAAGAAACCCCGCTGCAGAGGAACCTCGAAAAGCTTGGAAAACAGATCGGCATGATCGTGCTCGTGATATGCGCGATCGTCTTTGTCGTGGGAATTTTGGAGGGTAACCCTGTTCTTGAGATGTTCCTCACGGCCG
This window contains:
- a CDS encoding DUF996 domain-containing protein — protein: MKQAGLLAGVGLLCSYLLSMIPGAGWVFSLVGLVLFLVGVHKISQLTNQREIFNLFLLPVILGFVGITIASIMVIGAVMRTMMTGGFGIASLGVTTILVMVVSVVLLIISLISYVKAYRLLAQVTNMNIFNTVASLYKWGAILLIVFGVGAILMFAGVIVAMVGFFSMEERSASQWRVHRTVSCLQQHGPYAY
- a CDS encoding FAD-dependent protein, with the translated sequence MKKMGIVGFGAAAIGFLQGLIESKKIDDYEIVVFERGKDHAHNTISGVRMDGKIFVSRGMGGELDIPFEVQYKIVELYLSHSGYRPTLKERIDPIEYLKSFEKDGKKIEFGESFADDETYRKFYDHGFEPIKAYFFHLGTDVLKDTNNNLFEHFSSFKNVHFVFDTIVEDVELGSKHKVITNKGEFVFDELVVAVGRSGHRLMDRIKEKYPQLVRENYYVDIGVRYELPNHVMEEFFDMYEVKVRYKTRTGYMCRLFCQNPAGKVTLEKYEDFTTVNGYSDTHHKTQNTNFAVLVTTRFTEPFKDPTGYGKNLAKLANILAGDREKVILQTYGDFKEYRRTKRLGRVQPTLHEDSFILGDANLVFPSKIRESLVDFIDNLDRVIRGVAYFDNLLYAVEVKFYSNKFCNDVVEHLHVIGDCSGWTRSIQYATSMGYIRALRL
- a CDS encoding ABC transporter permease encodes the protein MLKFVVRRLLLLIPVVIGVSIVSFSIMHMIPGDPARIIAGEGATVEDIMSIRIKYGLDRPLIEQYLRFMKGIITNDLRSIRTERPILTELLPRFANTAQLALVSIIISSVIGVTLGIVSAVKRNSWIDTFSMVFSLVGVSMPIFWLGILLIILFAVTLRWLPSGGKGGIEHLILPALTLGLATSAIIARMTRASVLEVLNQDYVRTVVAFGLPKRKVIYKYVLRNALIPVVTVIGLQFGYLLGGAVLTESVFGWPGLGRFVVDSIFSRDYIAVQVGIMMIATTFVLVNLLVDLVYALIDPRLRRG
- a CDS encoding ABC transporter permease, with the protein product MKKRTSSLIILKRMARNKGAIFGLIVVLLIVFVAIFAPVIAPKDPYKQDLLASLEPPSWKHPFGTDVFGRDVLSRVIYGARTSLSISSLAVLIAFILGATVGTIAGYFGGVLDEVLMRILDVLMAFPDILLAIAIVAALGPGKINLVVAIAIYSFPQFARVMRASALTIKSSEYVEAAKAIGESNLSIMVRYVLPNALAPLLVQATLRMATAVLTISGLSFLGLGVKPPEAEWGTDLAMARVYLEIAPHLGIFPGLALFITVLGFNLFGDGLNDALNPRLKDR
- a CDS encoding ABC transporter ATP-binding protein — translated: MKELLRIENLRLYFDTEEGTVKALEDVNLSVKEGEIVGVVGETGSGKSITAMSILKLIPSPPARMLSGKIWFDGQEISSFDEEKMREIRGKKIAMIFQEPMTSLNPTFTVGEQLCDVLMTHEKIEKKQAIEKIIEVFKLVRMQDPVALLDKYPHQLSGGMRQRVMIAMALLCNPKLLIADEATTALDVTIQAQILGLIKRMNEQLKLSVLLITHNFGIVAQICDKVAVMYAGYVVEIADIKEVFARPRHPYTRGLLSAIPPIDRKVERLRIIEGSVPNLIEPPSGCRFHPRCERFVPGVCDVEAPKLAGDEHMVACFNPYNGGGSR
- a CDS encoding ABC transporter ATP-binding protein, whose translation is MKLLKVERLIKDFSIKLGFFGGKHVIRPINDVSFEIDEGETLGVVGESGCGKTTLGRTVIRLYEPSGGKIYFDGVEITNLKERQFRNFRRNMQIVFQDPFSSLNPRMTVYDTLARPLRIHKVVSKSEEKDLIVSTLESVGLKSEHLGRFPHEFSGGQRQRIAIARAIITKPKFIVLDEPTSALDVSVQAQIANLLKELKQKLKLTYLFISHDLSVIQFLSDKIAVMYLGQIVEMGTAETVIRETLHPYTKLLFSSIPVPDPEKRMKFSIDVSEVPSLANITKGCPFFDRCPSRMKECKEFRPKLVNVKEDHAVACFLYHNEIHQ